In a single window of the Zea mays cultivar B73 chromosome 5, Zm-B73-REFERENCE-NAM-5.0, whole genome shotgun sequence genome:
- the LOC103627451 gene encoding ribosomal RNA-processing protein 14 has product MGRKPSSAAAAAAMDHEFLAAAMPADLLAAADCGGIHGHALFFDALVQLIPPRFYLPSGDEDRPWHQGLSKAAKAALKAKSRANTKAARRARLNPSTPPASTLDLLKKSVAGQAAEEEEEKSEEESGASGDEESSEDDIDEEAGDQEDEMPIAPAAVVSEDRSVTYEELRERLQRRITVLRGNRCTRPEFLNKPRKEKGKKSKAKNEKKGKGEGMKRKRDDGTEDVDVKDGKKVKKEAEEKPDIMYANVFVDPKEARRRKKRRVKNKKKALEQAKRLQEAKKDPEKASKIAWDVARRRAAGEKVHDDPKLIKESLKKEEKRQQKHAAQWKERQKTVDKQRKDKQKKRTENIRDRAQQKKMRKIEKREKKLMRPGFEGRKDGYVNE; this is encoded by the coding sequence ATGGGCAGGAAAccctcctccgccgccgccgccgcggcgatGGACCACGAATTCCTTGCGGCCGCCATGCCCGCCGACCTCCTGGCCGCGGCCGACTGCGGTGGCATCCACGGGCATGCTCTCTTCTTCGACGCCCTCGTGCAGCTCATCCCGCCGCGCTTTTATCTCCCATCCGGCGACGAGGACCGCCCGTGGCACCAGGGCCTGTCCAAGGCGGCAAAGGCGGCCTTGAAGGCCAAGTCCCGCGCCAACACCAAGGCCGCCCGCCGCGCCCGCCTCAATCCCTCCACGCCGCCCGCCTCCACCCTCGACCTCCTGAAGAAGTCCGTCGCCGGCCAGGCAGCGGAGGAAGAGGAGGAGAAGTCAGAAGAAGAGAGCGGGGCATCTGGGGATGAGGAAAGCTCCGAGGATGATATTGATGAGGAAGCCGGGGATCAAGAGGATGAAATGCCGATTGCACCCGCTGCAGTGGTGTCTGAGGATCGTTCCGTGACCTATGAGGAGCTGCGAGAACGCCTTCAACGCCGCATTACTGTGCTTCGAGGCAACCGGTGCACCAGGCCTGAGTTCTTGAATAAGCCCAGGAAGGAGAAGGGTAAGAAGTCAAAGGCGAAGAATGAAAAGAAGGGCAAAGGTGAGGGCATGAAGCGTAAGCGTGATGATGGCACCGAAGATGTGGATGTCAAGGATGGGAAGAAGGTAAAGAAGGAAGCTGAGGAGAAGCCAGATATCATGTACGCAAATGTGTTTGTTGACCCAAAGGAAGCAAGGCGCAGGAAGAAGAGGAGGGTTAAGAACAAGAAGAAGGCACTGGAGCAGGCTAAACGGTTGCAGGAGGCAAAGAAGGATCCTGAGAAGGCAAGCAAAATTGCTTGGGATGTGGCCAGAAGACGTGCTGCTGGTGAGAAGGTCCATGATGACCCCAAGCTGATTAAGGAGAGCTTGAAGAAGGAGGAAAAGCGGCAGCAGAAGCATGCTGCGCAGTGGAAGGAGAGGCAGAAAACTGTAGATAAGCAGAGGAAGGACAAGCAGAAGAAAAGGACAGAGAACATCCGGGATCGGGCACAGCAGAAGAAGATGCGCAAGATTGAGAAGCGTGAGAAAAAACTTATGCGCCCTGGGTTTGAGGGGCGGAAGGATGGTTATGTCAACGAGTAA